The segment CAGGTATCGATGACAAATGGTGGATGTAATTGGTTACATGCAGTTGTTCAAATTAAAAAGAAAAATGAATCTGATCCTAAAAAAATTATTAAAAAGACGTTTGAATCGCATCGTTCTCTTAAACAAGTAACAATAGTTGATGAAGATATTGATCCTAATAATGCTGAATCTGTAGAATATGCAATGGCAACTCGTTTTCAAGCTGATAAAGATTTAGTTATTTTAAAAAATGTTAGAGGGTCTAGTTTAGATCCTTCTAGCAATCAACAAAAATTAAAAACTGCAAAAATTGGATTTGATGCTACACGCTCATTTTCAAAGCGTCCAGAAGGATTTGAGATGGCAAAAATTCCAAAAATTGATAAAATTAAACTAAAAAAATATTTCAAATAATCATCATTACTGATTAAATTAAATGGGATGAGAATTCCATCTTAGTGAAATAAAATGGAAAAAAATCCTACAATTCGAGAAAAAAGTCCTTCTGAGTCACATGCCGAAGTTATAGTTAGGATGTTTCCATCTGATGCCAATCCAGCAGGAAATGTCTTTGGTGGTGAAATTTTAAAACACATTGATATGGTGGCAGGTATTGTTGCACAAAGACATTCCCAATCTAATGCTGTTACTGTCTCAATGGACAGTGTTAATTTCTTAAAACCTGTTTTTGTAGGAAATGTTCTCAAACTAAATGCCAGAATTAATTATGTTCACAACTCTTCTATGGAAATTGAAGTCAAAGCTGAAGCAGAAGACATAGTTACGGGTATTAGAACAATTACTGGCACTGCATTTGTAACATTTGTTGCACTTGATAAAAATGGAAAACCAATGCATGTTCCAAAATTATCTCTAAAAACAGATGAAGATAGAACCAAATTTGAAGAAGGTAAATTACGAATGGAAAAGAGATTAAAAAATCGTAAAAAATAACAAATCTGATTTTTATAGATCCATTTAAGAATAATGAAAATAATCTTTAGTTGATGTCTGAACAAGAAAAACCAAATGAATGGGATTCATTGTGGCAAGAATACACAAAATCTCTAGAAAATTGGAAGACTCTCTTTGAGCAAATTCAAAATGCTAGTAATGAAATGCAAGCAAAATTCAATGAAGTTTGGGAAAAAGCTACTGTTGAATCTAGTGCTGAAACCATGAAGCTATTTGGAGAAAACTGGCAAAAAGCATTGAATGAAGCAGGAATGAAAAGTTTTAAAGACTTTAGTGAAAATTGGCAAAAATCACTTAATGATTCTAATGCTGCAACTTTCAAACAATTTGCTGAAAATTGGCAAAATTCTCTAAGTTCATCATCTCTTGAACAAATGAATGCATATGGCGAAATGATGAAAAAATTTGCTGAAACTTGGAGTTCAATGTGGCCAAAAACCAACTAATTAATTGAATTGAGAGAAAAACTTCTCTTTTTTTGTACTTGTACTTTAGAAATTCTTACAGCAATTGGTGTAATTTCGTATTTGTTTTATCAGAATGAGCCAATTCTTGGGTTTATTTCAATGATAGTTTTTGGAAAATTAATTATCTTTCATTTTATAATTGAGTATTTTGATAAAAACCATTCAAAAGAATTAAAGAAAATTCTTAGGAGTTAATTCTTTATTTCGTAATAATCTACTGAATGAGAAAATTGTCTATTATGATCCACTTCTTTCCAAAATTTTTCCTCGTCAATTTTTTTACCTTCTGAAATCCAAACATTAAGAATTTTTTGCATAAACATTTGTGTGGTATCATCAATTTGTGGTCTTATTCCAGTATCTTTTTCAATTTTGTCTCTTTCTTCTTTGAGTTTTTTTAAAATTTCTTTTAG is part of the Nitrosopumilus sp. genome and harbors:
- a CDS encoding acyl-CoA thioesterase gives rise to the protein MEKNPTIREKSPSESHAEVIVRMFPSDANPAGNVFGGEILKHIDMVAGIVAQRHSQSNAVTVSMDSVNFLKPVFVGNVLKLNARINYVHNSSMEIEVKAEAEDIVTGIRTITGTAFVTFVALDKNGKPMHVPKLSLKTDEDRTKFEEGKLRMEKRLKNRKK